The nucleotide window aaaaaaattgtagttaTTCAACCGTTAAACTGAAATGAGtcatcttttatatatataaataaatattcgctttttattaatttcttatataataaagcacaagtcacctatcaaattaaaatttgacatttgacaaaagatttatataaaaaataataattaaacttttttcatctcctttttttttgcattaaaaataaaaataatatttagaaaaaaataaacatgatCGTGCAACAGTTACTCAAACCACCACGATCATTTTTTGCCCACTATCATTTTTTCCATCCTCTTATGTCTCTCAAATTCTCTCAGATTGGATTAAAATATGAGAAACTAACAATCGATCAATAACAAAATATGAGTTAATATTCTCCTTCTTTGATTACAAAATTCTATTGAATGTTCCGAGAGCCAGTGCTGAGTTCAATTTATAAGTAAGCATCGCAACAACCGATACATATATTATCTCCCTACTTTGTACAGTTTTGTTGGTTTGGCAGAGCGGGACATGCGTTCTAGAAcgagaataaagagagaaagaggagaAGGATAGAAGTTAGCAACAAATATAAACGTGGTAGAAGTCGTTTGATAAAGGTAAATACTctttgtatgtatatatttaaatatatttgtgaGTATAACTTTAGAGAATGGTTgacaaaatctaaaacatggaAAATCATTATGTTTAGGTGTCAATGAATAAGGTATTTAATCTACTGTCCATGGTTTAGTTTTGTTGACGAGTGACGTGGGCTTATAATTGGtatcatataatttaaaagTTATAGGAGCAAAGCAAGCATGCATTaagttttttctttgtataaaaaAGATCAATATTTTTGCATGTACAAAATTAAggaaaacattaaaataactagacataaaaagtaaaatagaaaGGTTCAAACTAATATTTACATTCAACAAGCTATTGCAGATCAATATAAATTTTTACAGGCAGatcaaacttaattttatatgtttgtgGTTAATTTTACATTCAACAAGCTATTACagaacaaatttattttataccTATCAAGTTTAATTAACTGAAATGTGTTTTAAGCAAAAATATTCCCATGCGAAACATGGGGTTAATACTAGTACTCACTAAACCGCACGTTGATAAATAACTcattttattatgttataatACTTTTTTgcattaaataaatttttttttttgccattctCTTTGACGTACACGAACATGAGCTTGTCACCGCATTCAGAAAGTTTTCCAGCAAAGATGATTTCGGCAAGACAGTGAGTTTTGGAAGAGACTAAGCACTTTCTACTTCAGTCGTTTGTTTGCCGCCACCACCTACGGTGAAGAGATTGACTGGAAGCATTGTGATCTGGAGGATTAACCGATATTTTAGGAGGTAAGGGATATGGTGAGGAGTGAGGATGAGTTACAGGTGATGTTGAACGAGAGAGGATGCAATGTGTGAACGGGCGATGCTGAATGAGAGAGGAGGAAATGGGCGATGCTGGatgaggagagaggagagagagggcAATGCTGGGAGGAGAGATGAGAGTGAGGGCAATGCTGggaagagagaggagagagagaggtgtcGATTTTGGAAGGAGAGGAGAGAAAGTGGATGATGCTGTATCACTCTTGGCTCTATCTCTTCTCTTCCGTTCTCCTTTACGGTTTCATATATTTTAACTCAGTTTCCCAAATCTGTTTCGATTTTTTTGACGAAAGATATGCGTACATACAAAATTTCAAGCTTGAGGCTTCCATCATAAGCTTAGAATAGTCAATTATCTTAATTAACAGATGAGTCTATCTCTCTCCAACAAGCTTATTGAAACCATTTTGATCCCAAATCTTATTGTTGGcaaaaataatttgtttcaaTTCTTTTGATAAATTTTTCACAAATTTTGTTGCCCTCcaactaaaattttgaaaattataataagAATTAGGTTTCAAAAAAGAGAAAACgaataaaaacaatttagtaGCGTTGTAGAGCAAAATAACTTTCTTCTTGTAAGGATCATAAGataaaccttttttttaaaaaaaatattgacattTCTTTTGTTATACTTGGTCTGCAACTTCAACCGTTAGGTTATCCAACTTTAGctgttaaattataattttaattccTAAAACATCCTATGTGTCCAAATAACTTATACCATTTGCCATAGCACCTTAAACCTCTACAATTTACAAACTACGCAACAAATTTGATAGTTATATTATCTTAAATTTTGATTCCCATAGAAATCTAGAGAGGCTAAATGGTTTAGAATCAgatgtttgaaaataatatatgcTAATTCTTTTCTACAacatttttaattgttatttgtaaAGAGAAGTGTGAATGAGTATGTTTAATTTTAGTTAAACAAAACTAGACATAGAGCATTGCGTTTTTATAGCTAAAATATAACAAAGAAAATCAAACTCTTTACTAACATGTTagccaaaattttaaaatctaactACTTTGAATCTTAAGTGGAGATaatcaaaatcatatatttgtttatattaatGGGTCTCGTAAATCATTTAATATATTCTTCGTCATTAAGTTAGTATAACATTTATTCAATGCTCAAATTTGATTAACACAATCaagatatttattatataaaaaaagaggTAGTCAAGTCAATCAGTTCTATCTCCTTTGTAAAAAGTGGAAAGTATTAAAAAAGTTATTCAGACTTGAACTGGTTTAAACAttagatgaaaaatatataaataaatatgatgcTTTTAagatttacattatttacaaatcaaataatttttcatATTCAGACATTTTTAAGATATAATGAATTGAGAACAAATTTTAACAACCAAGCTACATTGTTTCAGATTTTTggaaaaaattatgttattatCCAAATCAGATTTAAGTTGAAAACGaggataaataattttttattagttaaacatttcacaaaaatagttaaaatttttaacaaaatttatacttaaataatatggcagttagaattttgtttttgttttctggaATATCTATAATTATCCATATTATCTTTAGGTAACGATTTTATACCCCTATAAAAGCTTTGTTTCCTTTCATATTTCTTCATTCAAAAATCATTATTCTAAGTAAATATGGTTTCTCTAagatttcttttatgttttctttttgtaagtAGTGTCTATGCCACAATTGTTTCTCATGATGGCCGAGCCATTACCATTGATGGTCACCGCCGAGTTCTCCTTTCTGGTTCTATCCATTATCCTAGAAGCACTCCTGAGGTATTTAATCTACCTTACATCAAACAATATGTGTGATCCTAGTATTTTATGTTTGCTACTAATTATAATCGttttttgttaatatgtttAGATGTGGCCGGATCTTATAAAAAAAGGTAAAGAAGGAGGTCTTGATGCGATCGAAACATATGTCTTCTGGAATGCGCATGAGCCTACTCGCCGTCAATATGATTTTTCTGGAAAATTAGATCTTATTCGATTCCTGAAAACCATTCAAAATGAAGGATTGTATGCTGTTCTTCGCATAGGACCATATGCATGTGCTGAGTGGAATTACGGGTAATATACTTAGAATGGATTTAGGTAGTCTCTTAAAGTGCAATATATACCAGTTTAATGCATTTTGATAATAAGATAGCTTCTTGTATGGTCATAGTGCGGTTTTCCATATAATGTTTTAATCAATAAATGGTTTAATGAATTGATTTTGTTAATCATTATACCAACAGTTGTGTATCATAAATGTCAGTACTAGGCTTTtagttatagtatatatttttaagaaattattataaTGAGTTGGCTTCTTGTATGATGATATTACtgtttatcatataatatttttgacctcgattttttttattattgtaaaCAGAGGATTCCCAGTGTGGTTGCACAACATGCCTGGAATGGTGTTCAGAACTACTAATAAAGCATATATGGTAGTCTTACCTGATGatcaatattttctttatcCTATATGTAGTGttattttcaattaaattttatatgaatgaTTTATATATAGGATGAGATGCAAAACTTCACAACTATGATAGTAgacatggtcaagaaagaaaaattatttgcaTCACAAGGAGGCCCAATTATTCTTGCTCAAGTAAATCGATTTAATCTTTTAAATACATTATGTGGTGTTTCTTAATGTTATATACAATTCTTAacaatatgtatatttttttttgttttattaatcttGCAGATAGAAAATGAGTATGGAAATGTAATGGGACCCTATGGAGAATCGGGTAAAGCATACATTAAGTGGTGTGCAAACATGGCTCAGTCTCTTGATGTTGGTGTTCCATGGATAATGTGTCAACAAAATGATGCTCCTCAGCCTATGGTAATAAGCTCAGTCTAGTTATAATgagtatttatttaatatattcaaaggttaattattttaaattgtttctGCTTTTATAGTTGAATACATGTAATGGCTTTTACTGTGACAATTTTGTACCAAACAATCCCAACACTCCTAAGATGTGGACTGAGAACTGGACTGGATGGTAAGTTTTATTTTCAGTATGATtatattcttattattttgtaaatattttatcataatatttattttttcttctatttgtTTAGGTTTAAGCAATGGGGTGGTAAAAATCCTCATAGAACAACCGAAGATGTTGCATTTTCTGTTGCAAGATTCTTCCAAAGAGGAGGaacttttaataattattatatggtaaaaatgtaataatgaaatttaacttatttattaaaataagctCACACAAAATCGACATTAACTAGAAAGAGTAATTGAACTGTTTTTATCATTGTAGTACCATGGAGGCACGAACTTTGACAGAACCGCAGGTGGTCCATACATCACAACTTCATATGATTATGATGCTCCCCTTGACGAATATggtaaatttaaagtatattcatatacaaaaatattttagaagtttatatttttacttaCATGGGAAATCTATTAGGTAATTTGAGTCAACCAAAATACGGGCATTTGAAACAACTTCATGATGTTCTTCACTCTATAGAGAAAACTCTAACATACGGAAACATCTCCACCATTGACTTTGGAAACTCTGCATCggtaatattcttgttatttttTATCAGTATATTCTTGAAATAATTACTTATCATGAAAATATTACATAGGCAACAATTTATAAAACCGAAGAAGGATCAAGCTGCTTTTTTGGAAATGGAAATGAAAATTCAGATGCAACAATTAGTTTCCAAGGAGAATCTTACGTTGTCCCGGCTTGGTCTGTTACCATTTTACCGGATTGCAAAAATGAGGCTTATAACACCGCCaaggttttttatttaaaattttcttttgtggACTTTAAATTTTCATACTAACAACCATTATTCATTCAAAGTTGTAACCAAAGTTCATTTTttgttggttttatattttcagattaccACTCAGACTTCAATGATGGTTAAGAAACCAAATGAAGCTGAGGATACCCCTTCAACTCTGAAATGGTCATGGAGACCAGAGAACATGGACAACTTCCTTTTGAAAGGAAAAGGAGAAACTACACAGACACAACTATTTGATCAGAAAGTAGTCACCAATGACCAAAGTGATTATCTATGGTACATGACTACCGTTAAGTTTAAAAAACGAGATCCTTTTGTGGGTAAAACCATGTCTCTTCGCATCAACAGTACTGCTCATGTCCTTCACACTTTCGTCAATGGAAAAAATATTGGTAAGTAACtcttatatatgttttacaaaTCTCAATAACACCAACTTACCAAAAAGTCTTTGATTTATATTTGTAGGTAATCAACACGCTGAGAATGGAAAATTTAACTATGTATTTGAGAAAGATGTGAAGTTTAAGTCTGGTCGTAATGTCATTGCTCTTCTTAGCATAACTGTGGGACTTGCGGTAAGTTCTTAGATATTCTTTAtcttgtatttatttttaaagttaaatctcttatttttttacattttaactgaaaataaaaaattttgacaattttttttatagaactaTGGTGCTTTCTTTGAAAGTAAGCCGGCTGGAATCACTGGACCCATTTTTATTACTGGAATAAATGGTGATGAAACTATAGTTAAGGACTTGTCTGCTCATAAATGGAGCTATAAAACCGGTTtataggcctgggcattcgggtcgtcgggtcggattcgggtcgggttcTTTCGGGTCCGGGTCTTTCGGATCTAAGAGTTTAggacccgatagggtaatttcaaattttcggttccgggtcggttcgggttgtgccgggtccgggtcgggtcgggtcttagatagttagacccattcgggtaattagaatttatcggttcggattcggttcggtttcgggtcgggttcggttcgggttcgatctaaaaaagacctaaaaatacaaaaaaatatctgaaaatatttatatatccgaaaatattcaaaattttattcaaaatttgtgtttttattatattaaaatgtgtatatatactaaactatGCGAAATACAACAACAATTCGTTGTCTCCTAGTGGTTGACCTCCATATTCTCTAAACAAATAACCCGTCTTCGACTCCCCCttaatgcattttatttaatttacattattaattcgggtacccatcgggtttcgggttcgggtcgggtcgggtccaaGACCCGCGGGTCCTCTACAACAagacccgatagggtaatttgaTCGGGTCGGTTCCTACCCGAACCGGGTTTTTTCGGATCGGTTCCGGGTCGGGTCTTCGGgtccgggtaaaatgcccaggcctaccGGTTTAAATGGGTTTGACAACCAACTCTTTAGAACGGAAGAAATGTCTAAATGGTCAGTTGAAAATGTACCGTTTAACCGAACCATGACTTGGTATAAGGTAAACAgatgttattatatataagaTAACAAACCAAACACTTGTTGATTCAATATCAAATCAAAtcattccattttttctttCAGGCTACATTCAAGTCTCCCTTGGGAAATGATCCAGTTGTTGTCGATCTTATGGGACTTGGAAAAGGTACAGCTTGGGTCAATGGAAACAACATTGGGCGTTATTGGCCGGCATTCATTTCAAGCGAAAATGGTTGTGACGCAAAATGTAATTATAGAGGTGCTTATCATGCTGAAAAATGTCTGACCAATTGTGGAGAACCCACACAAAGATGGTACATTTTCCACATCTTATTAGGTTCtagaataaaatatgttaacgtTTAACCTGAGAAATCTTTACATGGATTTTGTTGCTTTGTTATTTTCTTGAACAGGTACCATGTTCCTCGTTCTTTCTTGAATGCAGAAGGAGATAACACACTAGTTTTGTTTGAAGAGATGGGAGGAAACCCATCGCTTGTCAGTTTCCAAACTACTAGAGTAGGAAGTGTTTGTGCTAACGTCTATGAGAAAACAATTATTGAGCTTTCATGCGACAGAAAACCCATTTCTGCCATCAAATTTGCATCCTTTGGTAACCCAGATGGCAATTGTGGATCTTTTGAAAAAGGAACTTGTGAATCAAGTAAAAACACGGCCGATATTCTCACACAAGAATGTGTTGGAAAAGAGAAGTGTTCCATTGATGTCTCAACAGAAAAGTTTGGTGCACCAGATTGCAGTGGTGCTCCTAGAAGGCTTGCTGTCGAAGCTATATGTTAAATTGTTTTCTAGATTTATGGTGTTTTCTTTATCATATTTCCAAATTAtgctatatttttttcaaagatttaattcttttaatatttattggtGGTTGTTTTATTCAATAAAAGAACATATTCTTATATACATTTTACACGGTCATCTTCTTTTCCCAAAACATTCATGGTCATTTCTTCTCCGCCATCATCACTCTCTCTGAACAATTGAATAATTTTTCTCTtcgatatttattatttttctttttaatatataacaatgaCTAAACGGCGTTAGCTCAGCTAATTATATCATTAAATATTCTAGATATGGAGGATGGTATCCTCGAAGTTGTTTTCTTATTGGCAAGTTTCTCCAACAAAGGTGATTTTGGTGAGAATGCATATCTAGGTACAGAGAAAATCGACGATGACgataaaaacaaatcaaatttgtGGTTATGCTTTGATTAGAGAAACCAGTTAAGAATCTCGAGACGATTAAATTAGCCTTTGTTGTTTgagagtttttaaaaataaggatTTGATGGATACTGGTTCTTGTTtgtataagaaaatttaaaagttttatttaatgcaaaaataaaaaaaatgaaaaaatgtcACACTAATTATTCAAACTCTTGTAAGGTAGCACAACAAAATTAGATATTTACCAACTGAGTTTGTGCGACTAACTGAATATTAAAGCAAAgcgaatatttatatatgtaaaagaCAACTCAGAAATTGTTTTTAGTGGTTGgttaaaaatatgttatcaaAGTAGTTTTAAGCGTtatgataatatttatttattgctCATACACAAATTTGATTAACACAAGCaagatatttattatataaaaaaagaggTAGTCAAGTCAATCAGTTCTATCTCCTTTGTAAAAAGTGgaaagtattaaaaaaattcagacTTAAACTGGTTTAAACAttagatgaaaaatatatatataaatatgatgcTTTTAagatttacattatttacaaatcaaataatttttcctATTGAGACATGTTTAAGATATGATGAATTGCGAACAAATTTTAACAACCAAGCTACACTTTTTCAGATTTTTggaaaaaattatgttattatCCAAATCGGATTTAAGTTGAAACCGaggataaataattttttattggttaaacatttcacaaaaatagttaaaatttttaacaaaatttatacttaaataatatggcagttagaattttgtttttgttttctggaATATCTATAATTATCCATATTATCTTTAGGTAACGATTTTATACCCCTATAAAAGCTTTGTTTC belongs to Brassica rapa cultivar Chiifu-401-42 chromosome A07, CAAS_Brap_v3.01, whole genome shotgun sequence and includes:
- the LOC103831397 gene encoding LOW QUALITY PROTEIN: beta-galactosidase 15-like (The sequence of the model RefSeq protein was modified relative to this genomic sequence to represent the inferred CDS: inserted 2 bases in 1 codon; substituted 1 base at 1 genomic stop codon), with product MVSLRFLLCFLFVSSVYATIVSHDGRAITIDGHRRVLLSGSIHYPRSTPEMWPDLIKKGKEGGLDAIETYVFWNAHEPTRRQYDFSGKLDLIRFLKTIQNEGXCMLFFAXDHMHVLSGITVWLHNMPGMVFRTTNKAYMDEMQNFTTMIVDMIENEYGNVMGPYGESGKAYIKWCANMAQSLDVGVPWIMCQQNDAPQPMVISSV
- the LOC117126852 gene encoding beta-galactosidase 15 yields the protein MWTENWTGWFKQWGGKNPHRTTEDVAFSVARFFQRGGTFNNYYMYHGGTNFDRTAGGPYITTSYDYDAPLDEYGNLSQPKYGHLKQLHDVLHSIEKTLTYGNISTIDFGNSASATIYKTEEGSSCFFGNGNENSDATISFQGESYVVPAWSVTILPDCKNEAYNTAKITTQTSMMVKKPNEAEDTPSTLKWSWRPENMDNFLLKGKGETTQTQLFDQKVVTNDQSDYLWYMTTVKFKKRDPFVGKTMSLRINSTAHVLHTFVNGKNIGNQHAENGKFNYVFEKDVKFKSGRNVIALLSITVGLAQTKHLLIQYQIKSFHFFFQATFKSPLGNDPVVVDLMGLGKGTAWVNGNNIGRYWPAFISSENGCDAKCNYRGAYHAEKCLTNCGEPTQRWYHVPRSFLNAEGDNTLVLFEEMGGNPSLVSFQTTRVGSVCANVYEKTIIELSCDRKPISAIKFASFGNPDGNCGSFEKGTCESSKNTADILTQECVGKEKCSIDVSTEKFGAPDCSGAPRRLAVEAIC